In Methanonatronarchaeum sp. AMET-Sl, one genomic interval encodes:
- a CDS encoding polysaccharide biosynthesis C-terminal domain-containing protein, with amino-acid sequence MSISKSSIGVFLAKIGVAVIGFLGVTYAARVAGAEALGIYYLFTAVVSFLTLFTTFGIGSAVTKRVSEDREQGEFLAAGFSINLVLYIFLCVILVAFRNQFISYIGSEILYYLIFPATLFIVLKKPIKHGLKGERRVATGYSLGLVQSAVRVFVWVVLLGLGLGAVGLGLGYLFGYLAGLVVGAILLSIKLKKPSRRHYKGIYDFAKYSWLGSVKTRVYSKTDVLVLGLFVSPMYIGIYEIAWMIASVFFYVSRAISSVLFPNISYLASNGEISRIESLITESLIYIPIFAFPGIFGAILIGEGVLKIFGEEFVIGYIILTILIVGKLLGSFNAVMTKVINGLDRPDLSFNVYAVFIFLNVSANFILIYMIGWVGAAIATVLSLGIALTMSYRYLSNLINIKIPTKEITKEFTSAIIMAITIYIPLQYTEPLTITQTIAYIILGTIIYLSTLLTISPKIRRKLLKITKKVLQI; translated from the coding sequence GTGAGTATTTCTAAGTCTTCTATTGGGGTTTTTTTAGCTAAAATAGGTGTGGCGGTAATTGGTTTTTTAGGTGTTACTTATGCCGCTAGAGTTGCTGGTGCTGAGGCTTTAGGTATTTATTATTTGTTTACTGCTGTTGTTTCTTTTTTAACTTTATTTACTACTTTTGGGATTGGTAGTGCTGTTACTAAGAGGGTTAGTGAGGATAGAGAGCAAGGGGAGTTTTTAGCTGCAGGTTTCTCTATAAATCTTGTTTTATACATTTTTTTATGCGTTATTTTGGTTGCGTTTAGAAATCAATTTATCTCTTATATTGGTAGTGAAATTCTTTATTATCTTATATTTCCAGCCACTCTTTTTATAGTTCTTAAAAAACCAATTAAACATGGATTAAAAGGTGAGAGAAGAGTAGCTACAGGTTATTCTCTTGGTCTGGTTCAGTCGGCTGTTAGAGTTTTTGTTTGGGTTGTTTTGCTTGGTTTGGGTTTAGGTGCTGTAGGCCTTGGTTTGGGTTATTTGTTTGGTTATTTAGCCGGTTTGGTTGTTGGAGCAATATTGTTGTCTATAAAGCTTAAAAAGCCTTCTAGACGCCATTATAAGGGTATATACGATTTTGCTAAATATAGTTGGCTTGGGTCGGTTAAAACAAGGGTATATTCCAAGACTGATGTTTTGGTTTTAGGTTTGTTTGTATCGCCCATGTATATTGGGATATATGAAATTGCTTGGATGATTGCAAGCGTGTTTTTCTATGTTTCAAGAGCTATTTCTTCAGTTTTATTCCCAAACATTAGTTATTTAGCTTCAAATGGAGAAATAAGTAGAATAGAAAGCTTGATAACGGAATCATTAATTTATATACCTATATTTGCGTTTCCAGGTATTTTTGGAGCAATTTTAATTGGAGAAGGTGTTTTAAAGATTTTTGGCGAAGAATTTGTAATAGGATATATAATATTAACAATTTTAATAGTTGGAAAATTACTGGGTAGTTTCAACGCAGTTATGACAAAGGTGATCAACGGATTAGATAGACCTGACCTATCTTTCAACGTATACGCTGTATTTATATTTTTAAATGTATCAGCAAACTTCATACTTATATATATGATCGGATGGGTCGGAGCTGCAATAGCAACTGTATTATCACTAGGTATAGCATTAACCATGTCCTACCGATATCTATCAAACCTAATCAATATAAAAATCCCCACAAAAGAAATTACAAAAGAATTTACTTCAGCAATAATAATGGCTATCACTATATACATACCACTACAATATACAGAACCACTAACAATCACACAAACTATCGCATACATAATCTTAGGAACAATCATCTACCTATCCACATTGCTAACAATAAGCCCGAAAATCAGAAGAAAACTATTAAAAATCACAAAAAAAGTCTTACAGATTTAA
- a CDS encoding type II CAAX endopeptidase family protein, giving the protein MNERLSDNRIAVVPAAIIVIAEVFFYLEQPIPTFAIHGVNLLLCILLPVFLPIRPYLLPAFSLLSVLRMLNVGMPEFFSLTLYWLPLIYGPLIPAAYITLKKDEVYRKRIDSLKGRVKSSFVSRFDELGVEWSWYYLPLGILISIPLAVSEYLVLRPDMMVPELTPLYLLSLLLVMVLFVGFVEEVVFRSILQTRLQNNFGDWAGIVTASIFFGILHSGYSSMEYVFFVFLIGMFLGYLFHKTRSVAFVTIIHGFLNFFLFSVLAANIII; this is encoded by the coding sequence ATGAATGAGAGGTTATCGGATAATAGGATAGCGGTGGTGCCTGCAGCTATTATAGTTATTGCTGAGGTGTTTTTTTATCTGGAGCAGCCTATTCCGACTTTCGCTATTCATGGAGTCAACCTCTTACTCTGTATTTTGTTACCTGTTTTTTTGCCTATCCGGCCATATTTATTACCGGCTTTCTCGCTTCTATCGGTTTTGCGGATGCTTAATGTTGGTATGCCTGAATTTTTTAGTTTAACCCTTTACTGGCTTCCCTTAATCTATGGGCCTTTAATTCCTGCAGCCTACATAACACTAAAAAAAGATGAAGTCTATAGAAAACGAATAGACTCCTTGAAGGGTAGAGTTAAGAGTTCTTTTGTTAGTAGGTTTGATGAGTTGGGGGTTGAGTGGAGTTGGTATTATCTTCCTCTCGGCATCCTTATCAGCATTCCATTAGCCGTTTCAGAATACTTGGTTTTAAGGCCGGATATGATGGTTCCAGAGCTAACCCCCCTATATCTACTGTCTTTGTTGTTGGTGATGGTGTTGTTTGTCGGGTTTGTTGAGGAGGTTGTTTTCCGGTCGATACTTCAGACCAGGTTGCAAAACAACTTTGGAGACTGGGCAGGGATAGTAACGGCGTCTATCTTTTTCGGTATCTTACACTCAGGATACTCCTCAATGGAATACGTTTTTTTCGTGTTTCTTATTGGTATGTTTCTGGGATATCTATTTCATAAAACAAGGAGTGTGGCGTTTGTAACGATTATACACGGATTCCTGAACTTCTTCTTATTCTCGGTACTAGCCGCAAACATCATAATCTAA
- the glmU gene encoding bifunctional sugar-1-phosphate nucleotidylyltransferase/acetyltransferase, whose product MKAVILSAGKGTRMRPLTDTRSKVVLPVAGKPLIQHTIEKLKKHGIKEIILIVNYKKETIKKELGDGEELGVDISYVEQDKPRGTADAIKAVEDKVNQDFLVLNGDLHLTADLYPIIKNDFENVIAVKKVEDISRYGEIKQKNGIIREINEKPDEKRKGHANTGIYRFTPEIFKAIDKTQESSRGEYEITDSIEILMEKENVGCAEIEGEWIDVGRPWDLLKANKTKSKEIERKINGVVEEGATIKGKVKIEEGTTIKSGAYIEGPTHIGKNCEIGPNCYIRPHTTIQPQVKIGNAVEIKNSIILPKTDIGHLSYVGDSIIGARCNLGAGTITANLRHDEKNIKMNVKGEKKDTGRRKLGVIIGDKAKTGIHTSINCGTKINTKQTTKPNQTIKKDK is encoded by the coding sequence ATGAAAGCAGTAATATTAAGTGCAGGAAAAGGAACACGGATGAGACCGCTCACAGACACAAGGTCAAAAGTAGTACTACCGGTAGCGGGCAAACCACTTATCCAACATACAATAGAGAAACTCAAAAAACATGGAATCAAGGAGATCATACTGATAGTAAACTACAAAAAAGAAACCATAAAGAAAGAGCTAGGTGATGGAGAAGAACTGGGAGTGGATATATCCTATGTTGAACAGGATAAGCCCAGAGGAACAGCAGATGCAATAAAAGCGGTTGAAGATAAGGTAAACCAGGATTTTTTGGTCTTAAATGGCGATCTCCATCTCACCGCAGACCTATATCCAATAATAAAAAATGATTTTGAGAATGTTATAGCAGTGAAAAAGGTAGAAGATATCAGTAGATATGGAGAAATAAAACAAAAAAATGGAATCATAAGAGAGATTAATGAGAAACCGGATGAAAAAAGAAAAGGCCATGCAAACACCGGAATATACAGGTTTACACCAGAAATCTTCAAGGCAATCGATAAAACACAGGAATCCAGTAGAGGAGAATACGAGATCACAGACTCAATAGAAATCTTAATGGAAAAAGAAAATGTGGGTTGTGCAGAGATAGAGGGGGAGTGGATTGATGTAGGACGTCCCTGGGACCTTCTAAAAGCAAACAAAACAAAATCAAAAGAAATAGAGAGGAAGATAAATGGAGTTGTTGAAGAGGGTGCAACAATAAAAGGCAAAGTTAAAATTGAGGAAGGAACCACCATAAAAAGCGGGGCATACATCGAAGGCCCCACACACATAGGAAAAAACTGTGAAATCGGACCCAACTGCTACATACGACCCCACACAACAATACAACCTCAAGTAAAAATCGGAAACGCCGTAGAAATCAAAAACTCAATAATACTACCAAAAACAGATATAGGCCACCTATCATATGTAGGAGACAGCATCATAGGAGCCAGATGTAACCTTGGAGCAGGAACCATAACAGCAAACCTAAGACACGACGAAAAAAACATAAAAATGAACGTTAAAGGAGAAAAAAAAGACACCGGAAGACGAAAACTAGGGGTAATAATTGGAGACAAAGCTAAAACAGGAATACACACATCAATAAACTGCGGCACAAAAATAAACACCAAACAAACCACAAAACCCAACCAAACAATAAAAAAAGACAAATAA